One segment of Novipirellula artificiosorum DNA contains the following:
- a CDS encoding prenyltransferase/squalene oxidase repeat-containing protein, producing the protein MKRAVVLVLEQDPSAMFKVRWGFARRAICGDDRRTAPNVRFLLCAALAAACCVFTTPQVDAEFDNPDVQRLVDRGIKHIEDNYQQSTRYGFAGVQAGGYGEHALIGYAHMKVKHNPNHPVVQQGIASAKTLLTKLGEEDPGGDISKTVYTVSVAAMLFAEVDKNQYRSELEKIANFLKRIQYPSGGYGYYHEKTGDVSQTQYAMLALWTMDHSGVRIDYDTVPRTLAWLMRVQDVEGGWPYQGEEPRVPGTRIRQQGVTASMAVAGGSALLIGADILRVWGDALSGNDPKIPGLPKAVKLYIPDDELGNRNVRRPSVSGAPLLSAIENCQSYLSSNSPDPGKLRSQWPYYQLYSLERYESFREVALGKKPDPSPPWFLSGVEYLKSTERPDGGWTSYVTSSVETSFAVLFLIRSTQKAIALSSSGSLAGSRDLPKDTTQITVDGTQIKGKPVAAEVNSMLALLESDGADQIEGKSIPENLKLATDPKQRAAQIDRMERLVRGSQSWQARRVAARLLGQSDDPRVVPTLIFALTDPDPMVPRYARDGLRFISRRFEGFGMPDEATPADVTEAQRQWRAWYRRMDPGYVFLDYDL; encoded by the coding sequence TTGAAACGTGCCGTCGTTCTCGTCCTCGAACAAGACCCTTCTGCCATGTTCAAAGTTCGCTGGGGCTTTGCCCGCCGGGCCATTTGCGGCGACGACCGCAGGACCGCCCCCAACGTCCGATTCCTGCTCTGCGCTGCATTGGCCGCCGCGTGCTGCGTCTTCACGACGCCTCAGGTGGATGCGGAATTCGACAATCCCGACGTCCAAAGACTGGTCGATCGCGGTATCAAGCACATCGAGGACAACTACCAACAAAGTACGCGGTACGGGTTTGCGGGAGTTCAGGCCGGGGGGTATGGCGAGCATGCGTTGATCGGCTACGCCCACATGAAAGTCAAACACAATCCCAATCACCCCGTCGTCCAGCAGGGGATTGCTTCCGCAAAAACGCTGCTCACCAAATTAGGCGAAGAAGACCCCGGCGGAGATATCAGCAAGACCGTCTACACCGTCAGCGTTGCTGCGATGCTGTTTGCCGAAGTCGACAAAAACCAATATCGCAGCGAATTGGAAAAGATCGCCAATTTCCTGAAACGCATCCAATACCCGAGCGGCGGCTATGGCTATTATCACGAAAAAACCGGCGACGTCTCCCAAACACAGTATGCGATGCTGGCCCTGTGGACGATGGATCATTCCGGCGTCCGGATCGACTACGACACCGTGCCACGAACGCTGGCGTGGTTGATGCGGGTCCAGGATGTGGAGGGGGGATGGCCTTACCAAGGCGAAGAACCCCGAGTCCCCGGAACCCGGATTCGTCAACAAGGGGTTACGGCATCGATGGCGGTCGCAGGCGGGAGTGCACTGCTAATTGGCGCCGATATTTTGCGGGTCTGGGGTGATGCCTTGTCAGGGAATGACCCCAAAATCCCCGGGCTCCCCAAAGCGGTGAAACTTTACATCCCGGATGACGAACTCGGAAACCGAAATGTTCGCCGACCGTCCGTCTCGGGAGCCCCGCTGTTGTCGGCGATTGAGAATTGCCAATCCTACCTCAGCTCAAACTCGCCCGACCCGGGCAAGCTGAGATCCCAGTGGCCCTACTACCAACTCTACTCGCTCGAACGATACGAGAGTTTTCGCGAGGTTGCGTTGGGAAAAAAGCCGGATCCAAGCCCCCCTTGGTTCTTGTCGGGCGTGGAGTACTTGAAATCGACCGAGCGGCCCGACGGGGGTTGGACTTCCTATGTGACGAGTTCGGTGGAAACGTCCTTTGCCGTCCTGTTCCTGATTCGAAGCACGCAAAAAGCCATCGCGCTGAGCAGCAGCGGATCCTTGGCTGGCAGCCGAGATTTGCCAAAAGACACGACTCAAATCACCGTCGATGGGACCCAGATCAAGGGTAAACCGGTCGCGGCGGAGGTCAATTCGATGTTGGCGTTGCTGGAATCCGATGGGGCGGACCAGATCGAAGGCAAATCGATTCCCGAAAACCTAAAATTGGCAACCGATCCGAAACAGCGAGCGGCCCAAATCGACCGAATGGAACGCTTGGTCCGCGGCAGCCAATCGTGGCAGGCACGCCGGGTTGCGGCCCGGTTGCTCGGCCAAAGTGACGATCCACGCGTGGTTCCGACGCTGATTTTCGCACTCACCGATCCCGATCCGATGGTGCCACGGTATGCTCGCGACGGACTGCGGTTCATCTCACGACGGTTCGAAGGATTCGGGATGCCGGATGAGGCGACCCCAGCCGACGTGACCGAGGCCCAACGTCAGTGGCGAGCTTGGTACCGCCGAATGGACCCCGGATACGTGTTCCTGGATTACGATTTGTAG
- a CDS encoding outer membrane protein assembly factor BamB family protein: MLANELIDRLERRGLLDQEIIEALREQLEQGTRVTPEAVAKLLVDNGQLTRYQATKLIGEIRSGEYEEEEESEEAAAGFDDLGIVPEDDEEEVVEAVAEAEPVAEVYAEPVAQPVAAESIPAADVPPPSRPVRQKHKPMQHKSVWDSFKIYGYAGIIIALLLSFVGLYFMLTRQSADEYISEANGLYDAQNFVPAQERYLGFIDTFGDGNQYSSLARTRLVMIELYRAETMSDPTRALDLAKEKLPPIEQEPGLNQERGNLAALLVDIAENIADAAAKAKDTSEKERLLGRLEDQMALMDNANYMTGSMKTTLSGKIQAVTEERDRVRRDINRNIRLDESVAAMQKMLDEKKTEEAYDIRFGLLREFPELYNNDRLMVLIQKASEIQQALVKPATDLPELVDESEPESTNRSIVLTTVEGEEAADLDGEILYLDAGGSMLAFDGETGRLLWRKFVGYGQDHLPVRLDDGSGVLLSESKKLEVQRCDGQDGVIRWRSKIGEPFSEPIAERDDIFVSSVSGRLAALDSDSGEAQWATLIPQPLDTGPGVDPRVNRAYLPGNHSNLYVLNSRDGSCLESYYIGHAEGTISVPPVPLYEHLFVFENAGSDYARIHILRTNKTGDELKPAQATIRVTGNVKIRPIVQGSRVIVLTDRGQVMVLEVEPGAEREQVRVVAEQVASYDEPTSTQMAVGKSQMWVTGTRIGRYELQINTGRVVQDWFKYPADNFIGQPFASNDTLVHARVLRGTSAIRVTAADAKSGQEIWRTDVGVPIAMITPVPNGGGFYAITTQATLFELDRESLATGSTQQGPIENPGGTGIAMRFEKPIRIDDSRVLMLNQTGSGEAIVLDPSRKREKLRRLQLGFGSGKPNTVKNANAAIVAGGGLFVPLNTGRAVLMDWQTGAMKGSPFQPAAAPEGIVQWSQPVALPGDPNQVVIADSRKLLYRIRVGDQVRPLDEVKIDNPFLGPVAAVGDTLVATVAGPSADFVVGHSFADLSETFKILLDGRSVWGPVAANDYCVLVTNDSVLRAFGADGKQRFELELPKGEPVAAPIQVGDVMLLAGKEGWLVAFDPATGEIKGRADIGQPISSSPLQVNDRLLVPGGEGVVYITDVPSQP; this comes from the coding sequence ATGCTTGCAAACGAATTGATCGATCGGCTCGAACGCCGCGGACTGCTCGATCAGGAAATCATCGAAGCGCTGCGTGAACAGCTTGAGCAGGGGACGCGTGTGACGCCTGAGGCGGTCGCAAAGTTGTTGGTCGACAACGGCCAACTGACACGTTATCAAGCGACCAAGTTGATTGGCGAAATCCGTAGCGGTGAATACGAGGAGGAGGAGGAATCCGAAGAGGCCGCAGCTGGCTTTGACGACTTGGGAATCGTCCCCGAGGACGATGAGGAAGAAGTGGTCGAAGCCGTTGCCGAAGCTGAACCGGTCGCGGAAGTTTACGCCGAACCGGTTGCCCAGCCGGTTGCCGCCGAATCAATCCCCGCAGCCGACGTACCACCCCCGTCACGGCCTGTGCGTCAAAAGCACAAACCGATGCAGCATAAATCGGTTTGGGACTCGTTCAAGATCTATGGCTATGCCGGGATCATTATCGCACTGCTGCTTTCGTTCGTTGGCTTGTATTTCATGCTGACTCGGCAAAGCGCGGACGAGTACATCAGCGAAGCCAACGGTTTGTACGATGCCCAGAATTTCGTTCCCGCTCAAGAACGTTACCTTGGGTTCATCGATACCTTTGGTGACGGGAACCAGTACTCGTCACTTGCTCGGACGCGATTGGTGATGATCGAATTGTATCGTGCCGAAACCATGTCCGATCCGACGCGTGCCCTTGATCTGGCAAAGGAGAAGCTGCCACCGATCGAGCAGGAACCGGGCTTGAACCAAGAACGCGGCAACTTGGCTGCACTGCTGGTCGACATTGCCGAGAACATTGCGGACGCAGCGGCCAAGGCCAAGGACACCAGCGAGAAAGAACGGTTGCTTGGCCGGCTGGAAGATCAAATGGCGTTGATGGATAACGCAAACTACATGACCGGGTCGATGAAGACAACGTTGTCCGGAAAAATCCAAGCCGTCACCGAAGAACGCGACCGCGTCCGCCGTGACATCAATCGCAACATTCGGCTGGACGAATCGGTTGCAGCCATGCAGAAGATGCTTGATGAAAAAAAGACCGAGGAAGCCTACGACATTCGCTTCGGTTTGCTGCGTGAGTTCCCTGAATTGTACAACAACGATCGGTTGATGGTATTGATTCAAAAGGCGAGCGAGATTCAACAAGCCCTGGTCAAGCCTGCGACCGATCTTCCCGAACTCGTGGATGAGTCGGAGCCCGAAAGCACCAATCGCTCGATCGTGTTGACGACCGTCGAAGGAGAGGAAGCCGCCGATTTGGACGGTGAAATCTTGTACCTTGATGCGGGCGGATCGATGTTGGCGTTCGATGGGGAAACGGGACGTTTGCTATGGCGCAAATTTGTCGGCTATGGCCAAGATCATTTGCCCGTGCGACTCGATGATGGGTCGGGGGTCCTGCTGAGCGAGTCGAAGAAGCTCGAAGTTCAACGCTGCGACGGCCAAGATGGCGTGATTCGCTGGCGTTCGAAAATTGGGGAGCCGTTCAGTGAGCCGATTGCCGAACGCGACGACATTTTCGTTTCGAGCGTTTCGGGGCGGTTGGCGGCGCTCGATAGCGATTCGGGCGAAGCTCAATGGGCAACGCTGATCCCCCAACCCCTCGACACGGGGCCGGGGGTCGATCCGCGAGTCAATCGTGCTTACCTTCCCGGCAACCACAGCAATCTGTACGTGCTCAACAGTCGTGATGGTTCTTGCCTGGAAAGTTATTACATCGGCCACGCGGAGGGCACCATTTCGGTGCCACCGGTTCCCTTGTACGAACATCTCTTCGTGTTTGAGAACGCGGGATCCGATTACGCCCGGATCCATATTTTGCGGACCAACAAAACTGGCGACGAACTTAAACCCGCGCAAGCCACGATTCGAGTGACCGGTAACGTCAAGATCCGACCGATTGTGCAAGGAAGTCGGGTGATTGTGTTAACGGACCGTGGGCAAGTCATGGTGCTCGAAGTCGAACCCGGGGCCGAACGCGAACAGGTTCGTGTGGTCGCCGAACAGGTTGCCTCGTACGACGAGCCGACGTCGACTCAGATGGCGGTTGGCAAGAGTCAAATGTGGGTCACGGGAACACGAATTGGTCGTTACGAGCTTCAAATCAATACCGGTCGTGTGGTTCAAGATTGGTTTAAGTACCCAGCGGACAATTTCATTGGCCAACCCTTCGCCAGCAATGACACCTTGGTTCACGCGCGAGTGCTACGTGGTACCTCGGCCATCCGAGTGACTGCTGCCGACGCGAAATCGGGCCAAGAGATTTGGCGAACGGACGTGGGAGTGCCAATCGCCATGATCACGCCCGTGCCCAATGGGGGTGGTTTCTACGCAATCACGACCCAAGCGACGTTGTTTGAGCTCGATCGAGAATCGTTGGCAACGGGTTCAACGCAACAAGGCCCGATCGAAAACCCGGGTGGGACTGGGATTGCGATGCGTTTTGAAAAACCCATCCGGATTGACGATTCACGGGTCTTGATGCTCAACCAAACGGGTTCAGGCGAAGCGATCGTATTGGATCCGTCGCGAAAACGCGAAAAGCTCCGACGTTTGCAGTTAGGTTTTGGATCGGGAAAGCCGAACACGGTGAAGAATGCGAACGCGGCGATTGTCGCAGGGGGCGGGTTGTTTGTTCCGCTCAACACGGGGCGAGCCGTTTTGATGGATTGGCAAACCGGAGCGATGAAGGGCAGCCCATTTCAACCGGCTGCCGCCCCCGAAGGCATCGTGCAATGGAGCCAACCGGTGGCGTTGCCGGGTGACCCCAATCAAGTCGTCATCGCGGATAGCCGAAAGCTTCTTTATCGCATTCGCGTCGGTGATCAGGTTCGCCCGCTTGACGAGGTTAAAATCGACAACCCGTTCCTGGGTCCGGTCGCCGCAGTCGGCGATACGCTGGTTGCCACGGTCGCAGGACCATCAGCGGATTTCGTCGTCGGTCACAGCTTCGCGGACTTAAGTGAAACGTTCAAAATCTTGCTCGATGGACGTTCCGTCTGGGGGCCCGTTGCAGCGAACGATTACTGCGTGTTGGTGACCAACGATTCCGTTTTGCGAGCCTTCGGTGCCGATGGAAAACAACGGTTTGAATTGGAACTTCCAAAAGGAGAGCCAGTCGCGGCACCCATCCAAGTGGGTGACGTGATGCTGTTGGCTGGAAAGGAAGGTTGGCTGGTAGCCTTCGATCCTGCGACGGGCGAAATCAAGGGCAGGGCGGACATCGGGCAACCGATTTCGTCATCACCGCTGCAGGTGAACGATCGCTTACTCGTTCCAGGTGGCGAGGGGGTCGTTTACATCACCGATGTTCCATCTCAACCATAA
- a CDS encoding ExbD/TolR family protein, whose product MSSAPLTDPSLIDQDDNEEEDFHLPRAKRDEEEMDITPMIDIVFLLLIFFVVASRMDPTQIGTIPEAEHGLAVSAKDSAVIFIEPGGADEVIVKRLDGSQFSRDEATQASEIVDYVTNELEKSEGRNKNHVMILGDKDVQVGQVTRIQKVIGDAFEDIEQTYIAVKED is encoded by the coding sequence ATGAGCAGTGCACCACTGACCGATCCTTCGCTGATCGACCAAGACGACAACGAGGAAGAGGACTTTCATCTGCCACGCGCCAAGCGTGATGAAGAAGAGATGGACATCACGCCGATGATCGACATCGTCTTTTTGCTTTTGATTTTCTTTGTCGTTGCCTCCAGAATGGACCCGACACAAATTGGAACGATCCCCGAAGCCGAACATGGTTTAGCCGTTTCCGCAAAGGATTCGGCTGTGATTTTTATCGAACCGGGCGGTGCCGACGAAGTGATCGTCAAGCGATTGGATGGTTCCCAGTTCAGTCGTGATGAAGCGACGCAAGCATCGGAAATTGTCGATTACGTCACGAATGAACTTGAAAAGTCGGAGGGCCGCAATAAGAACCACGTGATGATTCTTGGGGACAAAGATGTTCAAGTGGGGCAAGTGACACGTATCCAAAAGGTCATCGGCGATGCGTTCGAGGACATCGAACAAACCTACATCGCGGTGAAGGAGGATTAG
- a CDS encoding biopolymer transporter ExbD, with the protein MAIQVECLQCGSVHNVNDRLAGRRVRCPHCDTAVHVPEADQAVLAAIPSETEDFDEIVDAIEEEPVSAVPVESVSIPVFATGSTPVLADDEDSDQVPRRKPRETEDLDMTPMVDVTFLLLIFFMVTASFSLQKSIEMPRQQTDQASVTPKEDIDDPLDSVEVQVDERGSFLVLAVDWERETPGKQNLTLALREAMTAVNEGMTLNIKVHELAKLRYLVDAMDAGTIAGFTELKVMQVEEFD; encoded by the coding sequence ATGGCAATTCAAGTTGAATGTCTCCAGTGCGGCAGTGTTCACAATGTGAATGATCGTTTGGCCGGACGTCGCGTCCGGTGTCCGCACTGTGACACCGCCGTGCACGTGCCCGAAGCCGATCAGGCGGTGCTGGCGGCGATCCCCTCAGAAACGGAGGACTTTGACGAAATCGTTGATGCCATCGAAGAGGAACCGGTCTCCGCGGTGCCGGTGGAATCGGTTTCGATTCCTGTCTTCGCAACGGGCTCGACGCCCGTCTTGGCGGACGACGAAGACAGCGACCAAGTTCCTCGCCGCAAGCCACGGGAAACCGAAGACCTCGACATGACCCCGATGGTCGATGTGACATTCCTGTTGCTGATCTTCTTTATGGTGACCGCCAGTTTTAGCTTGCAGAAATCCATTGAGATGCCTCGGCAACAAACGGACCAGGCCAGCGTGACGCCGAAAGAAGATATCGACGATCCGCTCGATTCGGTGGAAGTCCAAGTCGATGAACGAGGATCCTTCTTGGTCTTGGCGGTCGATTGGGAACGCGAAACGCCAGGCAAACAGAATTTAACACTCGCACTTCGCGAAGCGATGACGGCCGTCAACGAGGGCATGACGCTCAATATCAAGGTTCATGAATTGGCAAAACTACGATACCTTGTCGACGCCATGGATGCGGGCACGATCGCAGGATTCACGGAACTGAAAGTGATGCAGGTCGAGGAGTTTGATTAA
- a CDS encoding ABC transporter permease produces MASLDNESPDPSVVGHRPTADSGDWDLVIRPDSSLLSLRLGEVWRYRDLLYLFTRRDIVAFYKQTILGPLWFFIQPLFTTLVYVLVFGKIAGLSTDGIPQVLFYLCGITFWNYFAECFSKTATVFKDNAHIFSKVYFPRLIAPLSIVLSNLVRFAIQFALLLAFLAWYLLAGQVAPNATALWLPVLVLIMATLGLAMGMLFSAMTTKYRDLVFLLQFGIQLLMYATPVIYPSSEMPPQVAAVLRWNPLAPLFETARYGLLGAGEHDLGRLGYSALFSAVALLFATVVFNHVERRVMDTV; encoded by the coding sequence ATGGCCTCTCTTGACAACGAATCGCCTGATCCTTCTGTAGTGGGCCACCGGCCTACGGCGGATTCGGGTGATTGGGATCTTGTCATTCGCCCCGATTCGTCGCTGTTGTCCTTACGGCTTGGGGAAGTTTGGCGCTACCGCGATTTGTTGTACCTGTTCACCCGACGCGACATCGTTGCGTTCTACAAACAAACGATTCTTGGCCCGCTTTGGTTTTTCATTCAGCCGCTGTTCACCACGCTTGTTTACGTGTTGGTGTTTGGCAAGATCGCAGGTTTGTCGACTGACGGGATTCCGCAAGTGCTGTTCTACCTGTGCGGGATCACCTTCTGGAACTATTTTGCCGAGTGTTTCAGTAAGACGGCGACCGTTTTCAAAGACAACGCCCACATTTTTTCGAAGGTCTATTTTCCCCGTCTGATCGCTCCCCTATCGATCGTGCTCTCGAATCTGGTGCGGTTTGCCATCCAGTTCGCACTGCTTTTGGCTTTCCTGGCTTGGTATCTCCTGGCGGGCCAGGTTGCGCCGAACGCAACGGCGCTTTGGTTACCGGTTCTCGTCCTGATCATGGCAACCTTGGGCTTGGCGATGGGCATGCTTTTTTCAGCCATGACGACCAAGTACCGTGATTTGGTGTTCCTGCTGCAGTTCGGTATCCAGCTACTCATGTATGCGACGCCCGTCATTTACCCCTCCTCGGAAATGCCGCCGCAGGTTGCTGCGGTTTTGCGGTGGAACCCTTTGGCCCCCCTTTTTGAAACGGCACGTTATGGGTTGCTCGGTGCCGGCGAGCACGACTTGGGTCGACTAGGCTATTCCGCGTTATTTTCCGCCGTGGCACTGCTGTTTGCCACGGTGGTTTTCAATCATGTTGAGCGCCGTGTCATGGACACGGTCTAA
- a CDS encoding MotA/TolQ/ExbB proton channel family protein: protein MLFAALTVFDVISFATYGALAGVALWGLYCIVVVWTRVSQKRFKNEDEQDVFMDDVEQMVTAGDFEGVAEYCDGDARAIPQIVEMAMHHRDLGYKRARQFVMDRFQRDVMSDLEYRLSWVSTVIKSAPMIGLFGTVFGMMGAFNTLASSANVNPSDLAGNINIALRTTACGLAIAVPLMILTANVNIRIAKMEDLVGSGLGRFMTVFREALSRNPNQANAPVAAASTDPTASSAMQSPK from the coding sequence ATGCTCTTTGCCGCTTTAACTGTTTTTGACGTCATTTCCTTCGCCACCTACGGCGCACTTGCGGGCGTGGCCCTGTGGGGACTGTATTGCATCGTGGTGGTCTGGACCCGCGTGAGCCAGAAACGATTTAAGAATGAAGACGAACAAGATGTCTTTATGGATGACGTGGAGCAGATGGTGACGGCAGGTGATTTTGAAGGGGTCGCGGAATACTGTGACGGGGATGCCCGTGCGATCCCTCAAATCGTCGAAATGGCGATGCACCACCGTGATCTCGGCTACAAACGAGCCCGACAATTCGTGATGGACCGCTTCCAACGCGACGTGATGAGCGACTTGGAGTATCGGCTGAGCTGGGTCAGCACCGTGATCAAGTCCGCTCCGATGATTGGGCTGTTCGGGACCGTATTCGGGATGATGGGAGCATTCAATACCTTGGCGTCGTCGGCGAACGTGAACCCCTCCGACTTGGCCGGTAACATCAACATCGCGCTGCGAACGACAGCGTGTGGGTTGGCGATTGCCGTCCCGCTGATGATTTTGACCGCCAACGTCAACATTCGTATCGCCAAGATGGAAGATCTGGTCGGATCGGGGCTGGGCCGCTTCATGACCGTTTTCCGCGAAGCCTTGTCGCGAAACCCGAACCAAGCAAATGCACCGGTAGCGGCGGCATCCACCGACCCCACCGCATCCTCGGCGATGCAATCACCCAAGTAG
- a CDS encoding ABC transporter substrate-binding protein: MTFHCNLTNRIAKRRRLQMAWLVATLAIGVVQALPASAQIINYAESGVPDRVGLELLQEDPHDLIFFTEKAGGGWVKARLLDLPQRRMPRNPKGSLRFDIVGLDTKSFTAKWEEIEKIDFWEVRLERETDDLIAKGDFQGAFPFLSVLIRDYPERPGLRKLRSEFLWKDAIKRAKEGDFEATLAMLEELRRYAPEYQSDAVLRALSGVTDRLMAKLVEQDRLELAQQMLSRLEKEYPTDKLTSIGKWSRTFQQMAEEKRDAAIQARDAKDYRLARTLARESIAVKPDIVGGQALVREIDQIYPLVRVGVLQSATVLDPTRIDNWASRRAGRLVYRTLFEVQGAGPEGGEYEFIFGDTEMTPDRRQLDLMIEPEKLEDPLNRIEGYYLADVLTERAQRHSPDYFSAWAAAVEAIGLDGPKQIQCLLRRSHVLPTCLLQIPVDGSWVGGKPGDPTGAYRRDETSDDLVRYVLARKPKDDQQIKEIVEIRTASASDGVSLLLQGELDVLDQLFPADAVRLRKSRDIRVQNYPLPTVHMLVPCSDHPYIAEPTFRRALLYGINRQDILQGELLEGLESPGCQVVSGPFPAGIEPDDPLGYAYDREILPRNYEPRLAKLLITVNESQMKGSAEVKKEELPAMTPLRLAFPADNLSRVACEAISTQWQLLGLEVELVELPVGRTYPDPDTADLVYVSAAVWEPIIDARRLLGPKGLAGSEDQLVGLGLRRLEEARNWREVRDQLLILHFIANNELPILPLWQMVDSYAYRRNLLGIGRDIVSLYQNAGKWRWQ; this comes from the coding sequence GTGACTTTCCACTGCAACTTGACCAACCGCATCGCCAAACGACGTCGCCTACAAATGGCTTGGCTCGTCGCCACGCTTGCGATTGGGGTCGTACAGGCGTTGCCCGCATCGGCCCAAATCATCAACTATGCCGAATCCGGAGTTCCGGATCGCGTCGGCTTGGAACTGTTACAAGAAGATCCACACGACCTTATTTTCTTTACCGAAAAGGCGGGTGGAGGATGGGTCAAAGCCCGGTTGTTGGACTTGCCGCAGCGACGGATGCCGCGCAACCCAAAAGGATCGCTTCGCTTCGATATCGTGGGACTCGACACCAAGTCGTTCACCGCAAAATGGGAAGAGATCGAAAAGATTGATTTCTGGGAGGTACGACTCGAACGAGAAACGGACGACCTGATCGCCAAGGGGGATTTTCAAGGCGCCTTCCCTTTCTTGTCCGTTTTGATTCGCGATTACCCTGAAAGACCCGGACTACGAAAGCTTCGCTCCGAGTTCCTCTGGAAAGACGCCATCAAACGAGCGAAAGAAGGAGATTTTGAAGCAACGCTCGCAATGCTTGAAGAGCTACGACGCTATGCACCGGAGTATCAAAGCGACGCAGTGCTGCGTGCACTGAGTGGTGTGACCGACCGTTTGATGGCGAAGCTGGTCGAGCAGGATCGTTTGGAACTCGCTCAACAAATGCTGAGTCGTCTTGAAAAGGAATACCCAACGGACAAGTTGACATCGATCGGAAAATGGAGCCGTACGTTCCAGCAAATGGCGGAAGAAAAACGTGATGCAGCCATTCAAGCCAGGGACGCGAAGGATTACCGTCTAGCTCGAACGCTCGCTCGCGAGAGCATTGCGGTCAAACCGGATATTGTCGGTGGCCAAGCGTTGGTTCGAGAAATCGATCAGATCTATCCCTTGGTGCGAGTCGGCGTGCTGCAATCTGCCACCGTCCTCGACCCCACTCGAATCGACAATTGGGCTTCTCGACGAGCCGGCCGACTGGTTTATCGAACGCTGTTTGAAGTCCAAGGTGCCGGCCCCGAGGGAGGCGAATACGAGTTTATTTTTGGCGACACCGAAATGACGCCCGATCGACGGCAATTGGATCTGATGATTGAACCCGAAAAACTGGAAGATCCGCTCAATAGGATTGAAGGTTATTACTTAGCCGATGTATTGACAGAACGAGCCCAACGGCATTCGCCGGACTATTTCTCGGCGTGGGCAGCGGCGGTCGAAGCGATCGGCCTCGACGGCCCCAAACAAATTCAATGTCTGCTGCGACGATCTCACGTGCTGCCAACTTGCTTGTTGCAAATCCCAGTGGATGGCAGTTGGGTTGGCGGCAAACCGGGCGATCCGACCGGTGCGTATCGACGGGATGAGACCTCGGACGACCTCGTTCGCTACGTGCTTGCTCGCAAACCCAAAGACGATCAACAAATCAAAGAGATCGTTGAAATTCGCACCGCTTCGGCAAGTGATGGCGTGTCACTGTTGCTGCAAGGTGAATTGGATGTACTCGATCAATTGTTCCCAGCCGACGCGGTTCGGCTGCGAAAAAGTCGAGACATTCGTGTTCAAAATTATCCGCTCCCGACGGTCCACATGTTGGTCCCCTGTTCAGACCATCCTTACATCGCCGAGCCAACGTTTCGGCGGGCGCTGCTGTACGGAATCAACCGCCAGGACATTTTACAAGGCGAACTGCTCGAAGGCCTTGAATCGCCAGGTTGCCAGGTCGTCTCGGGACCGTTCCCGGCAGGCATCGAACCGGACGATCCGCTGGGTTACGCTTACGATCGCGAGATCCTTCCTCGTAATTATGAGCCGCGATTGGCGAAGTTGTTGATCACGGTGAACGAGAGCCAAATGAAGGGCAGCGCGGAGGTGAAAAAGGAAGAGCTACCAGCGATGACACCGCTGCGATTGGCCTTTCCGGCTGACAATCTTTCACGTGTGGCATGCGAAGCGATTTCAACTCAATGGCAATTGCTCGGTTTGGAAGTCGAATTGGTCGAGTTGCCGGTCGGTCGTACTTACCCCGACCCGGACACAGCCGATTTGGTCTATGTCTCTGCTGCCGTGTGGGAACCGATCATCGATGCACGCCGATTACTTGGCCCAAAAGGACTTGCCGGCAGCGAGGATCAATTGGTTGGTTTGGGGCTACGCCGGCTTGAGGAAGCCCGCAACTGGCGTGAGGTACGTGACCAACTGCTCATCCTGCACTTCATCGCAAACAATGAGCTGCCGATTTTGCCGCTTTGGCAAATGGTCGATTCGTACGCCTATCGCAGAAATCTTTTGGGGATCGGCCGCGATATCGTTTCGCTTTATCAAAACGCAGGGAAATGGCGCTGGCAATGA